In Brachybacterium fresconis, the genomic stretch GAGAGCTGGATGATGGCGAAGACGTAGACCAGGTCGAAGAAGAGCTCGACGGGGCCGGCCTCGGATCGACGGTGCCCGGTGCGCGCGAGCGGGAAGGTAGTCATGGTTGGCGAACCTCGTGTGTGTTGTGCGGGGCCTCGAGGACGACAGCAACGAGCGGGCGTCCCTTTGGCTGAACGCCCGCTCGAGATGCCAGTGTTGGCTCTAGCCTTCGCGGATCGTCATCTTCGCGAGCTTGTCGCCGCCGACGTCGAAGACGAACTTCGAGCGGCCGTTGGCGTGGTCGGAGCGCCAGTCGCCGATGACGGTGATCGTGTCGCCGGCGGTCTCGACTTCCTCGACGGCGAGAGTGCCGTGGGAGCCGATGAACTCCTTGTCGCTCCAGGCCTTGATCTGCTCGCGCCCGTTGAAGGTGCGGCCCCAGTCGTCTACAGCCCCGTCAGGAGCGAAGGCGTCCAGGAAGGCCTGTTCGTCGTGCCTATTGACGGCGGCGATGAACGAGGCCACGGGTTCGGGGACGGTGGATGCTGCCATGAGGTGCTCCTCTTCTCGAAGGGTCGGGCTCAGCGAGTGGTGTAGCCGCCGTTGGCGAAGATGGTCTGCCCGGTAATCCACCAGCCCTCGGAGGCGAGGAAGCGGACGATCGGGGCGATGTCCTCGATCTTGGTGAGCTGGTTGCTCATGCCCTGGGACTTGTGGAACTCGACGCGCTCCGGGGTCTCCTGGGCGTAGAAGAACGGGGTGTCCATGGGGCCGGGCGCGATCGCGGTGACGGAGATTCCCCGGTCCGAGAACTCCTTGGCCGCGGCGCGGGTGAAGTGCTCCACCGGCGACTTACCACCGGCATAGGTGGAGTAGCCATCCGTGAACGCAGCCAACAGCGCGGTGACGATGGTGATGATCTTGCCGCCGTCGGCGAGGTTCTTCCCGGCCTCCTGGATGAAGAAGTACGCGGCCTTGGAGTTGATGTCGAACATCGAGTCGTACTCGTCCTCGGTGGTCTCCATGATCGGCTTGCGCAGCACCTTGCCGGCCGTGTTCACCGCGACATCGATCTTCCCGATCGCCGCCTCCGCGTCGGCGAACAGGCGGGCCACGTTCGCGGGGACCGTGAGATCGCTCTGAAAGATCACGCCCTTGCCCCCAGCGGCTTCGACTGCGGCGAGCGTCCGCTCCGCGTCGGCGCCGCTGGAGTCTGAGTTGTAGTGGATCGCGACGTTCGCGCCCGCCTCCGCCGCCTGGCGAGCGATGAGCCCGCCGAGGTTCTTTGCGCCGCCCGCGATCAACACGTTCTTGCCGTCGAGTGTGTGCTCGGCCATGATGCTCCCTCTATATCTTCGATATGCCACAGTATCTGTCTGCTACATGAGCTAACGTAGCACCATGACAGGAGCACCGACAAGCGATACACGGGAGCGGATGATCGCGGCTGCCGCGGACCTCATCGCCGCCTCCCCCGGGGAGGAGTTCTCCCTGCGCGCTGTGTGCGACGCCGTCGGGGTGAAGATGCCCACGCTGTATCACTTCTTCGGGTCCAAGCAGGGACTGATCGACGCGGTCATCGAGCACGGGTTCGACCTGTACTTGGGGGAGAAGGCGTCGATGGAGTCCTCGGGCGATCCCATCCAGGACATCCGCGCCGGCTGGGACGCCCACGTCGCATTCGGCCTGACCAACCCCGGGTTCTACACACTCATGTACGGCAACGTCAGACCCGGATACTCGCCAGCCGCCCAGTCACGACCCAGTGAGATCCTGCGTGGACTCACGGCGAGGGCTGCCGATCAGGGCAGGCTCATCGTCCCTTCCGAGCAGGCCGCCGCGCATATCCTCGTGAGCAACATCGGCGTCACCCTGCGACAGCTCATCCTGGCAGCGCCGGATCCTGCCCTCTCTCAAGCTGTCCGTGAAGGCGCTATCTCGGCGATCACCGGTAAGGGAATGCGAGCCGACAACCCGCTCACCACCGCCATCGAGCGCGCCGCAGCACAACCAGATGTCCTTGGTAAGGCAGAGACCCAGCTCCTCATCGAATGGCTCGACCGGCTGGGCAGGGATAACGAGAAGCTGCAGTAGGCGAGTGCCAACTAACTACGGAGAGGCACAGCGGTTCAGGAGGTAGAGAACAGACCTTCTTCGATCAAGCCAACGCCGTGCCTATGGGCAGGATTCGCGCCCGGATGCAGAGTGCCTAACTGGCTCTTCGCGGTTCGTGGTGAATGACCCTGCTGTGGAGGGTGTTCACGCTACGGTTCTCGCGGCGCTGGTCAGCAGGATACGCATCCGGTAGTTCTCCGCGTTGCGGAATCCGCGGCCGGTGCGTTTGATGTTCTTGATGCCGGTGTTCGCGGCCTCGACGCGGGCGGTGGTCGCGCCGGTGACGATGGGGACCTCGATCGCGTCCCACCAGGCCACGACGGTGTCGTAGAGCTTTGTCGCCTCGGGCATGTTCGCGATCTGGGCGAAGTAGCCCATCCGCATCCGTTCGTCCCAGGCCTGGGCGAGGGTGTCGGTGGCCAGCAGGCGGCGGAGTTGCTCCTTGATGCCCCAGGCGGCGGAGAGCTCGTCGGTGGGGTCATCGGTGCGGAACACGTCCTCGAGCCGCTCCCAGGCTCGCGGGGTGAGGGTGTCGCCGCCGCGTAGCAGCAGCATCCGGTGGGCCCAGGCCGGGTCGTCCTTGCGGCCCCGGCGACCGCGGTGGGTGCGGGCCAGGCGCTGCCTGATGGTGGTGACCATGTCGTTGCCGAGCTTTACGAGGTGGAACTTGTCGACCGAGACCGCGGCGCGGGGCAGGTAGGTCCGTAGTGCTTTGCGGAACGCGGCCGAGGGGTCGATCGCGACGATCTCGATCCGCTCCCGCCAGGCCTCGGAGCGCTGGGCGAGCCAGTCCCCGACGGTGGCGCTGTCGCGGCCGTCGACGATGCCCAGGACCTGCCCGGTGGCCAGGTCGACCAGTGTCGTCATCCACGGCTCGAACCGCCTCCAGGAGCCCTGATCGGTGCGGAACCAGCGCACTGACCGGTAGCGGTGCTCATCGATGCCCAGCCGGGTCACGCACGTCTTCTCGACGTCGGTCAGGACCACGGCAGCGGCGCTGAGGGCGGCCTGGACCAGCCACCACGAGACGCCGTGGGCCCGGGCGACCTCGGAAGCTGCCCGGCCGGAGGTGATCACGGCCGAGACGACTTGATCGCGCAGCCTGGTGGTCGAGCGGGCGTATCGGGGGATCTGCTCGGTGGCCTCAGCGAACGTGCCCCGGGCGCAGGCCGGCTCGAGACAGAACCAGCGCCGCTTGGCCCACACCACCACCGTCGCCCCGGCGACGGGAACGTCCCTGACTTGCTGCATCCGGCGGGAGTGGACCTGCGTCGCGAGCGCCCCGCAGGACGGACAGCCCGGCGGGACGGTCGAGGCGATCACCACCCGCCGGCTGCCATCGGGCAGGTCGACGGCATCGATGACGCGGTAGTTGGGCAGGTTGAAGATCGTGCTCGCAGCATCCCGCTGCGAACCAGTATTCTCGTGCACAGGCTCGTGGTCCTCTGGAATGTGGATGTCTTGACAACACCCATCACAGCAGGACCACGAGCCGTTCTACGCCAACGACGCGACGCTCCCCATCACCACGAACCGGGAAGAGCCGCCTAACTCAACGAGAGGTAAATCGCCCACAGAGACTCCTTCTCGAGGGACGAAATCAACCTTACCGGCCAGAGACAACGGGATGCCGTCTAGCCCGTCGGACCCCACCTGACGCTAGTTTGAAAAGCGGAATTCAACGGCGTTCCGGCACAAACCAACCTCAGAGATCGCCGTCGGCCCCGACACCTCCAAGACGTGCGCCAAAGCCAGCGCAGAGCAAGTGAGCGCATCCGTCAGCGCTATCCACCAGCACGTCCAACTGACCGGTTGGCCGCCGTCGGAGGCATATTCTCACGGCCCGCGCCTTGGCGCTGCGGATCAGACGTCAGATCGGAAGTCCACCACGTCGCCGCCGTGAGAACCGTGCGCAGTCTCGACTGTCCTCTCGCCACGGAGACCGCCCAACGCCCGAAGAACCTCTAGATCGTGGTGGTCCTCGGCGCGGAGGGAGTATCCGGTTCGCAGCTCCCTTAGCCGTTCGGCGCATGCGACGACCATCGTCCGACCGCCGATCTCGCCGACGGTTCGCTCGCGCTCCCGATGGACGAAGGTGTCGTCGCCGAATCCGCGCTGCACACCATCACCGTTCGCGTCGATCTCCATCGGGTGCACGTCGACAGCATGGTCGCCCCGGCGAAGCTCCACACGGATCGGACGCCAGTCCTCGACGATCTCGTAGCCGGCGCTCTTGAGCCACGCGATGAGGTCATCGACGACCGTCGCGTCGACGAAGAT encodes the following:
- a CDS encoding nuclear transport factor 2 family protein, with the protein product MAASTVPEPVASFIAAVNRHDEQAFLDAFAPDGAVDDWGRTFNGREQIKAWSDKEFIGSHGTLAVEEVETAGDTITVIGDWRSDHANGRSKFVFDVGGDKLAKMTIREG
- a CDS encoding SDR family oxidoreductase, which gives rise to MAEHTLDGKNVLIAGGAKNLGGLIARQAAEAGANVAIHYNSDSSGADAERTLAAVEAAGGKGVIFQSDLTVPANVARLFADAEAAIGKIDVAVNTAGKVLRKPIMETTEDEYDSMFDINSKAAYFFIQEAGKNLADGGKIITIVTALLAAFTDGYSTYAGGKSPVEHFTRAAAKEFSDRGISVTAIAPGPMDTPFFYAQETPERVEFHKSQGMSNQLTKIEDIAPIVRFLASEGWWITGQTIFANGGYTTR
- a CDS encoding TetR/AcrR family transcriptional regulator — translated: MIAAAADLIAASPGEEFSLRAVCDAVGVKMPTLYHFFGSKQGLIDAVIEHGFDLYLGEKASMESSGDPIQDIRAGWDAHVAFGLTNPGFYTLMYGNVRPGYSPAAQSRPSEILRGLTARAADQGRLIVPSEQAAAHILVSNIGVTLRQLILAAPDPALSQAVREGAISAITGKGMRADNPLTTAIERAAAQPDVLGKAETQLLIEWLDRLGRDNEKLQ
- a CDS encoding ISL3 family transposase; protein product: MHENTGSQRDAASTIFNLPNYRVIDAVDLPDGSRRVVIASTVPPGCPSCGALATQVHSRRMQQVRDVPVAGATVVVWAKRRWFCLEPACARGTFAEATEQIPRYARSTTRLRDQVVSAVITSGRAASEVARAHGVSWWLVQAALSAAAVVLTDVEKTCVTRLGIDEHRYRSVRWFRTDQGSWRRFEPWMTTLVDLATGQVLGIVDGRDSATVGDWLAQRSEAWRERIEIVAIDPSAAFRKALRTYLPRAAVSVDKFHLVKLGNDMVTTIRQRLARTHRGRRGRKDDPAWAHRMLLLRGGDTLTPRAWERLEDVFRTDDPTDELSAAWGIKEQLRRLLATDTLAQAWDERMRMGYFAQIANMPEATKLYDTVVAWWDAIEVPIVTGATTARVEAANTGIKNIKRTGRGFRNAENYRMRILLTSAARTVA
- a CDS encoding nucleotidyltransferase domain-containing protein, which translates into the protein MTFVGMSAVEVVRVVEWLGSRSAVYQVNGGWAVDALYGSQTRSHGDLDIFVDATVVDDLIAWLKSAGYEIVEDWRPIRVELRRGDHAVDVHPMEIDANGDGVQRGFGDDTFVHRERERTVGEIGGRTMVVACAERLRELRTGYSLRAEDHHDLEVLRALGGLRGERTVETAHGSHGGDVVDFRSDV